From a single Nostoc edaphicum CCNP1411 genomic region:
- a CDS encoding TrkH family potassium uptake protein: MKFKRRSFSLPVRLILHDLGIFLHVPGVMALCSVPVSLWFGEYYAIAPFLTMAAAAIILGQLLYHLFPETGESRLRHAMLVAAIGWGMISLFGAIPFWGIAILLPVSPNTPQTMLEFQNPWNAIFEAFSGFTSTGLSVAINASELPRSLQWWRSFTEWIDGVGITVLVLAVLEPGMDAYHLYSAEGREKKIAPTVTDTVQKILWIYALYTVLSIVLLVVLGMPLWDSINHALTGIATGGFSIQDESIGTYNPVIQLAVVLIMITGAISFPIHHQLLTQRHWSILWTDAQHRTLWLVLGIGALVLVGENFWFSGTFVWIDSLFQWVSALTTCGFETTELQPWGSGAKFLLSVAMIFGGAAGSTAGGLKLKRVVTIYRGILWHFQQLFLQPRKLIKYKLTNEVLTAAKAYRQFYAAATLAALWIVSLAIGIFALLHFAPPKYTLSDIILEAASALGNVGLSTGITDPNLPWGGKFTLILLMWVGRLEIVPVLLLFVLPLGASKR, from the coding sequence GTGAAGTTTAAGCGTCGCTCCTTTAGTCTTCCTGTCCGCCTCATCCTACATGATTTAGGAATATTTTTACACGTCCCCGGAGTGATGGCACTGTGTTCTGTGCCAGTCAGTTTGTGGTTTGGTGAATATTATGCGATCGCACCTTTTCTTACAATGGCTGCTGCTGCCATAATACTAGGTCAATTGCTGTATCATCTTTTTCCTGAAACAGGTGAATCACGCTTGCGTCATGCCATGCTAGTTGCTGCTATTGGTTGGGGGATGATTTCCCTGTTCGGAGCGATTCCATTTTGGGGAATTGCGATCTTACTACCAGTATCACCAAACACACCTCAGACGATGCTGGAATTTCAAAATCCCTGGAATGCTATTTTTGAAGCCTTTTCTGGTTTTACTAGTACTGGGTTATCTGTAGCAATAAATGCTAGCGAACTACCACGTAGCTTACAGTGGTGGCGCTCTTTTACAGAATGGATTGATGGCGTTGGCATAACAGTGCTTGTTCTAGCTGTACTAGAGCCAGGGATGGATGCTTACCATCTCTATTCTGCGGAGGGACGGGAAAAGAAAATTGCCCCAACTGTGACTGATACTGTACAGAAAATTCTCTGGATTTATGCGCTTTACACGGTGTTAAGTATAGTGCTGTTGGTTGTCTTAGGAATGCCTTTGTGGGATTCTATCAACCACGCTTTAACCGGAATTGCTACAGGGGGTTTTAGTATCCAAGATGAGAGTATCGGCACTTACAATCCAGTTATTCAGCTTGCTGTAGTTTTGATTATGATTACTGGAGCGATTAGCTTTCCCATTCACCACCAACTATTGACGCAGCGACATTGGTCTATTTTGTGGACAGATGCTCAACATCGAACATTGTGGCTGGTTTTGGGAATAGGCGCTTTAGTTCTTGTTGGAGAAAACTTTTGGTTTAGCGGAACATTTGTTTGGATAGATTCATTGTTTCAATGGGTTTCCGCCTTAACAACCTGTGGTTTCGAGACAACAGAACTGCAACCTTGGGGTTCTGGTGCTAAATTTCTGTTAAGTGTAGCAATGATTTTTGGTGGTGCTGCGGGTTCTACAGCGGGTGGACTGAAGCTAAAGCGAGTTGTGACAATATATCGGGGTATATTGTGGCACTTTCAACAATTGTTTTTACAACCTCGCAAATTGATAAAATACAAACTCACCAATGAAGTGCTAACCGCTGCTAAAGCTTATCGTCAGTTTTACGCGGCTGCAACTTTAGCAGCACTGTGGATAGTTTCACTTGCGATCGGCATTTTTGCACTGCTACATTTTGCTCCACCCAAATATACACTCAGCGATATTATTTTAGAAGCGGCTTCTGCATTAGGTAACGTCGGATTATCCACAGGAATTACAGACCCAAATTTGCCTTGGGGAGGGAAATTTACTCTTATCTTGTTGATGTGGGTAGGACGATTAGAAATCGTTCCTGTGTTGCTGCTCTTTGTTTTACCATTAGGTGCGTCAAAAAGATAA